The sequence cttttctctgccttctgaTCTGCTGACATGAAGAGTGCAAAATGACTAGGCAATAATTATTACCTCTGATTAtgcaaaagaaatagagaagcaaatattataatttttattcacaCGAAGTAAAAAAGGAATAGCCAAATTGACCTACAGGGTTGCAACTTGATAGAGTGATTAGTGGTTTTTTGGGATGAGTAAAGGAATATAATTTAAAGGGAATGGGATTAATTTCTATTTCCTAACCTGGTAATGGGGACATAGCTTTATTTACAAAGTTATAACAAGTTGGAAATTAATAATTTGCATTCTTCTGAAATGAATGGTATacctaaaaaatgttttaatatgttaGAACTCCAAGACGAATCAGCTATCATCTCAACTCATctaatttcttcattaaaaagaaatggagaaagatagagaaaagaaatggCACTGACTATGCTACTACCAGAGTTAGGGCTAGAGCCACAGCTCATGCTGGCTTGCCTGAGTCTAAAGCACTTATGTTACACAAAGTCCCACATTTTCATTATGGTAAGCCCCTCTCTCCCAGACAAATCAGAATGAATGGTCAACCCAGGGCAAAGATTGCCTGATGCTATCTAAATCCCACTGGACTTCTCCTCGTACCCACCTGCTCTGGTTCTGCTCTGACACATAGAACACACTGTACCAATCACCCTTTTCCCAAGTGACTTTGATGGAGGTGAAAGACACAGGTGGTGTGGGTTGTACAGAGAGAGATGCCTGTTAGTCTTGAAACAGATTTTGGTGGGTGAACAGTCTTGAACATAGGCATGGATTCATTTTGTCTTTGTGACCATATCAGAATCATGATTCTCCCCACAGACACTTGCCAACCTACATACAACCAAAGAATGAGGCTGGGTAGAGAGAACTTCCTGAGCCTCCCTGGTCACCAGGAACTATCACATCACCAGAAGATGGTCAGAGCAGGAACAATGCTGATGATGAGACGGGCTTCCTTTTATCTGAAATAGTTTCTATGAGTAATCCACAATTAAGCAACAGATTAAACCCTTACTTTCAAAAGATTTATAACCTTTAGAAAACAACTTCCCCTTTGACAATACCAAAATGACTGTGGAAAACAACATAAACAGCAACAAGGAAAAGTCCTGCTGATTGGTGGAAACTTTGGAGGCCAGTTGTATAAAAGGTCCAGAGGGCAAGGGGTCATCAGATCCTGGGAAATTCACCTCTGAACAGAAGTCCACCCTCCACCCCTGACACCATGACCCACTGTTGCTCCCCTTGCTGTCAGCCTACCTGCTGCAGGACCACCTGCTGGAAGCCCACCACTGTGACCACCTGCAGCAGCACACCCTGCTGCCAGCCCTCCTGCTGTGTGTCCAGCTGCtgccagccttgctgccacccaACTTGCTGTCAAAACACCTGCTGCAGGACCACCTGCTGCCAGCCCACCTGTGTGACCAGCTGCTGCCAGCCTTCCTGCTGCAGCACACCCTGCTGCCAGCCCATCTGCTGTGGGTCCAGCTGCTGTGGCCAAACCAGCTGTGGGTCCAGCTGCTGCCAGCCCAGCTCCTGTGCACCCATCTACTGCAGGAGAACCTGCTACCACCCCACGAGTGTCTACCTGCCTGGTTGCCTAAACCAGAGCTGTGGCTCCAGCTGCTGCCAGCCGTGCTGCCGCCCAGCCTGCTGTGAGACTACCTGCTGCAGGACCACTTGCTTCCAGCCCACCTGTGTGACCAGCTGCTGTCAGCCTGCTTGCTGCTGATCAGTTCCGCAGAGGACCATCATCCCCATACAGTAACCCTCTGGCAAAAGATTTACCTTCTGGGGGACAAATTTACTTTCAAACTGTGATGAAAACCAACAAAGTGAACTTAGGGTGAACTTTGCTCACCCTAATTTTTATGACTTCTCTGCATGTTTAACATTTTGTGAATCAGCTTGAGTGAGGGTAGAGTACTTCATCCTGATTCTTTTTTCCTTACACCTTGTGGATCATGTGCCACCTTCATGTATTTTCAATTTGGAGTCATGGTCTCAGCTTGACTCTAAAGTCAAGAGCTTCATTCCCTTTCTCTAAGAAACTTAGGTTTTGCAACTGATCAATAATCTTCAcaatcatgttttcattttcagtgtCCTCCTCGTGGTTCTTTTATCCTTATTCCTTTCATGATCATTTTGGGTTATCTCCCTAGAAACAGGGACTCTTACCTATATGTTTCTTAATAAACTCAAAGCTGTCCTTCATCTCAcatggtgtttttttttattttacagcatTCCTGATATGGGATTTACACACATATTCCATACCATACATGTTACCTAATTTGATTATAAAAACAGATGGTCATGTTTTATTACCTCTACTTTCCAGCTGAGGAAAATTTTAATGTGTGATGTTATTTAGCTAAAAATGCAGACTCAGATTTAAGGTTGGGTCTTCTCTTTCTGTCCAAGAGCACTTATATTTAACTctcattaaagtaaaaattacattGGGACTCTACATTCGCAAGACATGCACTTAAGTTGACTCAACAATGGAGGAGTAATCTCCTGTATTTGCAGGTAACATTTGCAGATAACATTTCCATTCTTATATGGCTTCCTTCTTCTCCTGAATACATATTGGCAAGGCAAAATGAACTTAAGttattccttaaaaaatacagatgccaTCTTTTGAGACTGTATATCTGGAATGCTCTGAAGattccagaaagagagaaaagccgCTGACTGGGATAGTCGTTGGGTGGTGGGGTAAAGGAGAACTAGCACATTCTCATGACCAACATCAGTTATATAAGACGAATATGTTCTGCAGATCTGGTGCACTCTAATGTGGACAtagtttaaaatactttattgtataCCTGAAATTTGCTGAGAAAGTGGATCTTAAATGTTCACAccacaacaataaaaaggaaatggtGACTATGTGagctaataaatatattattatttcacactgtatatatatatatacctcaaaACATAACCTTTTATACCTtacatatacacaatttttatttgttaattatacctcaataaaactagTAAAGAAAGAATTTAGTTGATCTagttagttattttaaatatattcttatattcaatattaaaattattttttaagttttctggacaaaaaaagaactaatatgtTCTAGGTTGCCTACTATTTGATAGATAGTGACTACATGCTTTatgttcattaatatttattcttgAGGAAATGTTCAAAGTAGGTATTAATGTTACCattgtagagatgaggaaattgaggctgagagAGTTAATGTAATGTCATAGTGTGGTTTCTCCCAGAACAGatacttagaaaaatattccaGTGAAAGTAGTTTATTGGGAAGTGCAGATCACACCATTAGGGATCAGAGAAGAGATACAGAAAAGGGTATACTATTGAGCCAGTAAGTATCACAGTGACCAACTAAAATTTAAACCAAAGGGAAAACTATCAGAAATGatgaaaaacacataaattagCAATCTCTATCTTCAGGAATAAGGGAGCTAGAGTCTTTGTAAATCAGCTCTCCAAGATCATTGGTTGAGTTGAGTGATAGTCCTCTGTGTGGAATGCACAGGTGACATGACTTTCTGCAGTTGCAATACAAGAGCCCTTAGGCACAGAGATGCAGATTCTGGCAAATAGAAACTGGCCCAAGCACACTAAGATCTGAGAAATATGGACAGGATAATGAAAATGTCATCTATGGTCTGTCATTCGCTCCACTCAGATCCAATCTTTGCTTCTTAACTGTGATGGACAGCCAGAAATTCTAGGAGAAGGAggtagaggaggagagaaagaagagggacaGAAGGTTCTGAGCTGCTAGTTACTATACCGTTGTCCACTGTGATTGCTGTTACTCATTTGTGGTTATCACTAGGCATGGACACGCTCTGAGATACTTCCATATttggattgatttttttccccagaaattcATAGCCAAATAAGGTCATTGAGAATGTAACTAGTTAAGTAAGGTCACATTGGAATAAACTGGTCTTCTtattcaatatgactggtgtctgtATGAAAAGGATGGTAGAATAGAAGGAAGGGAAGGTaagaggaaaggaaggcaggaaggaagaagggaaggagagataTAAAATAAAGGCCAAATGGAACAAGATACAGTTACTACTGTAATAGGGTTCACCTGAGATTCATCATCTCCATTAGTTACCACAAGTTCTATACTCCCTTCACCACTGGCCAGCACTTCTGTTGTCTAGATAATTGCCTGATGATGTAAGCCAGAACCTCCTGCCTGAAGGGTCTGACCCTCTAGTTACTGTGTTATTGTCCACTGTGATTCCTGTTACTCATTTGCAGTTATCATCAGCCATGGACACACTCTGAGATACTTCAATATTTGGATTGACTTGTTTCCCCAGAAATTCATCACCAAATAGGGTCATTGAGAATGTAACTAGTTAAGGTAAGGTCACATTGGAATAAAATGGGCCTCTGATTCAATATAACTGGTGTCTGCATGACAAGTAAAGTTcgccacacacctacagtcacctcattttcaacaaaggtgccaagagcaTACACTGGGAAAAAGGCATTCTCTTCAATAAAccatgctgggaaaactagatatctctatgcagaggaatgaaactagatccctctttctcaccacatacaaaaatcaaatcaaattagATCGAAGACTTGAATCTAAGACCTcgaactatgaaactactacaagaaaatattggggaaaatctccaggacattggtctgggcaaaaatttcttgagcaataccccgcaagcacaggcaaccaaagcaaaaataaacaaatgggatcacatcaaattaaaaagcttctgcacagcaaaggaaacaataacaaagagacaacccacagaatgggagaaaatatttgcaaaatacctATGCATTGTTAATGAATTAACAACCAGAATATAAGGAGGTCAAAtaattctataggaaaaaaaatctaataatctgatcacaaaatgggcaaaagatttgaattgacatttctcaaaagaagacatataaataagcatatgaaaaggtgttcaccatcattgatcatcagagaaatgcaaatcaaaactacaatgagagatcatctcaccccagttaaaatggcttatatccaaaaggcaGGCAATGACAAATGCTGAtgcagatgtggagaaaagagaacgcTCGTGcattcttggtgggaatgtaaattagtacaagcgCTATGGAAGAcactttggaggttcctcaaaaaactaaaaactgagctaccatattatccagcaatcacactcctcggtatatacccagaagaagagaaattggtatatcaaagagacatctgcactcctaTATTTGTTGcaacactgtttacaatagctaagatttagcAGCAATgtaagtgtccaccaacagatgagtggataaagaaaatgtggtacatacaccaaatgaagtattattcagccataaaaaagaatgagatcaagtcatttgcaacaacatggatggagttgaagatcattatgttaagtaaaataagccaggcacagaaagacaaacaccacataCACATCCGGAGTAGGTTGCACAAAGACAGGTAGGTGCCTGTTATTCTTGAATCAGGCCTTGTAGGTGAATAGCCTTGACGCAGGCATGGATTCAGTTCATCACTGTGAACCTATCAGCATCATGCTCCTCCCCACAGACACTCCCCAAAGAACAAGCTGGGGAGAGACACCTGCCCTGACCTTCCAAGGCCAGTAGGAACTATCACATGACCACATGATGACCAGAGCAGGAAGGATGTCAATGATGTGACCACCTTCCTTTTATCTGAAACAAAGTTTCTAACAGTTATTCTCAATTAAGAAACAGATTAAGCCCTTACTCTCAGAAGATCTATAATATTTAGGAAACAACATCCTCTTCAATAATCCCAAACTGACTACGGAAAACAATGTAAACAACAACAAGGAAAAGTCCTGCTGATTGGTGGAAACTTTGGAGGCTTAGTGTATAGAAGGTCCAGATTGGAAGGAGTCATCAGATTCCGGGAAATTTACCTCTAAACAGGAGCCCACCCTCCACCCCTGACATCATGACCCAGTGTTGCTCCCCTTGCTGCCAGCCTATGTGCTGCAAGACCACCTGCTACAGGAGCATCTGCTGTGGGTCCAGCTCCCGCCCGCCTTGCTGTGGCCCAATTTGCTGTGCAATCACCTGCTACAGGACCGTCTGTGTGACCACCTGCTGCAGCCCACCCTGCTGCCAGCCCACCTACTGTGAGTCCAGCTGCTACCAGCCTTACCAATGAACTAACTCCCACTCCCCTGACTTTGTTGACAACCAACATACTGTTGCCAAACATTTGATGTGTTATATTGTTAAATTGTGAGGCTGCTTAGTGAAGTGGAGCTGGCttcactttgatttttctcttccttatttcctATATATCAGAGTGCCAGCTGCTAGTCATCTTCATGGATCCTTGACATGAACTCAAGATCTCAGCCAAGGAAAAATTGTCATCCCCTTTTCCCTCTAACAATCTTAAAATATCAAATCCCTAAGACTGTTCTCTTAAGTCTCTGCAACTGATCAATATTGCTGCAAACGCCCAATATCAACCACGTTATATCAATGTACTCATTATTCCTGTGTCCTGCTTCTCACCTCCATAATCAGTTAGAATtatcttcaaggatctagaactagaaataccatttgacccagcaatcccattactgggtatatacccaaaggcttataaatcatgctactataaagacgcatgcacacgtatgtttgctgcggcactattcacaatagcaaagacgtggaaccaacccaaatgtccatcagtgatagactggattaagaaatatggcacatatacaccatggaatactatgcagccataaaaaaggatgagttcatgtcctttgcagggacatggatgcagctggaaaccatcattctaagcaaactatcacaaggacagaaaaccaaataccgcatgttctccctcataggtgggaattgaacaatgagaacacttggacaaagGGCAGGGAACAccacaccccagggcctgtcatggggtgggggtcagggggagggatagcattaggagaaatacctaatgtaaatgacgagttaacgggtgcggcaaaccaacatggcacatgtatacctatgtaacaaacctgcatgttgtgcacatgtaccctaaacttacagtataataaaaaaattattttaaaaaaaagaattatcttcctAAAGTCTTTCCTGTCATGGACCATACATTGGGGTTTTGTTCTGCACAGCTATTCCTTTAAAAGGCCTTGCATGTGTATTGTATTTCCTATTATCTCTTCTAATCTCATAGTAACCCCACAAGGTGGGCAAAGCAAAGACTATCATTTGCACATTACAAATGGGAAAAATCACTGGCCTCAGGTCATACAGTTAGAAATTGATAGAATTAAGTCCAATACCCAGATGTTCTGAATCTTGATCCAGGGCattattatttagattttaataCAAGTAGAAATAACTCTGGTGTCTGAGTTTTAGGGAAGGTGTATGATTTGAGTTGCTTgttgacaaatgaaaatgaaatgtcttgTACATGTAGGTCACTTTTCTACCTAAAAATGCAGAATACTTGaacaaaaaagactaagaaaCACCCTGCAATGCGCACAAGACACAGTTTCTGTGCTCCAAATGCTGGATCAACCTAGCTTCTCAATCAGAGGATTATAAGGGTAGTGCATATTTACAGAATCCTCAGAATTGAAGTAACTGAGCAATGGGTATATAATGCTTTGATCCAACCAGTGCCTCAATGTTGTGAGGCAAAGTTGAAGCAGAGGAGATTCAACATCAgagtattagaaaaagaaaacataaggatttgagaaagaaaataaaggaaactgGTCACTCTTAAAAAGTATACTGGATATAATGACAATAGACGTTATTGTAGTCCCCCAAAGTGGGAGCTAGACTTTCCGAAGAGCTGAACACCAAAGAGGATACCAagatatttcttgaaaaaaaagaacagatactGGCTCCAGGGGAAAAATAATATTCTGTGGCCTGAGCTATCACATAGTAGTTAGGTCTTAGGAAATCTAAGAAGGTGGAGGGATTTTCCAAAGAGGCTTCCATGTTGTCTGACTTGCTAAGTGCTTGCTCTCCTGATGCATTCAAGGATGAGCTGAGGCACTACCATTTACTGAGTAACTACAGGTATTAGTCTAGGTTTTTCTAATTCATAATCCaccaatgttttattttcctcatttcacagatgaagaaacagaggctaaGGGAGATGAAGGAACTTGTTCAAAGTTGTACAGTTAACAGTTGACCTGGCTTCAAACACTAAGCTGTCTACACTACACTCACTGTGTGTGCTATGCTCCCTGCCCCTACCAGTCTAGAGACATAACCGGGTCTATGGAGTCTTGAATATGACAGCAAATTACTTGGTACCCTCACACAGTCTCATTTCCTTATTCTACCAATAGTTGGGACTTCGGGAGAGTGAATAAGAATAAAGACTTACATCTGGATATTAAAACAATCCTTTATTTAAAtaagatttattgagcacttactgtgtgttaagtactgtgccaggtgctgtgattacagaagTGAACGAGACATTCAACATCCTCACCTTTATTGTGCTTCGGGAAGAATACAAACAAGAGACAAAATTTATACAGTAGAAGTGAGGAAGGTGAGCCTATATTATTAATGATATAGGAAGGGTGGTTCATGACGACTGTATCTAACAGAATTGTATCTTAGCAACGAAtcagagagggaaggaaataaaaaacttcCATTTTGAACCCATGAATCAATTTACCAAGTAGAACAACAGGGGTGATACTGAAAGAACTCAGGTACAAAAATTCCCCAAAAATGTAAATGCAGAAACAATAAAACATGGTTGGAATATATTAAGTACTTCCCCCAAAGCCTGCAGCTTGTAGGTAGCAGAACAGGCATGATGCAAATACTCATCTATGTGATTTCGATCCTCATGGCCCAGACTTTCCTGCCTTCTTCCACAGTGGAAAACCTGTGCATGAACAAAGAAGGGAAGATGAACCCATGAGCtctctttgtgtggacatactgCAGTCTTCCTGGCCAAACACAGGAAATTGATGATACATTGCAAAGGCAGATCACAAAACCAGCACACATGGGAGGAGAAGGGATGAAGGAACATCCAACAATCTAGCTATTTTGTGGGGACCTCAGAATCActaaaattgagcagaaggttcTTAGGCAACCAGGTAAACCACCTTGATCTAGATTTTAACAATGAGAAGGACTTGGTAAGCAAAGGTTAGTGATGATAAACTTGCTGCAAAAGGACCATGTAAAAATTTGTGATAGCAAGGCAAGGAAATGCTTGTTTGGCTGGAACTGCATTCTACAGAGCAGGAAGATAATTGGCTATTTACAGGAACATGAATGTGATTTTCCAGCAAAGGGCACTGGAATAGAGGATGGAGCTAAGGGTAGGGAAGCGCTCAGAAAAGCCATTCTGATTGCTTAGTCACAGATGCTTCTAATGAGGAAAAAGTTCAGGGGGTCTAGAGTGAGTACAGAAATTCTCTAAAAGCTCTTTAAAAGATCTTCCTAGGAATGGAACAGACCACCCCGGGTGTATGAATTTCCATTTACTAGACACTTAAGCATTGGATCTGGCAACACATGGCAGGAAGTTTATTAGGATTCCTTCCATGCCTGAGATTCTTTGAGATCCTTAAACACTCTGTCTTGCCCCATCATTATTTGATTAATTAATTGCTAACAGGTTGTTATTCTCTGAACTCCGTAAGCATTCACATACATAATGCTTTAAAGAAAGCATACACACTGTCATGATAATTGGCATTCCCttggagataaaaaaaaaaaaaaaataaggactaTCTCCCCAATGGCATGCAAGGTAGAATTCACAACCCTTGATAAATGTACCTGGTTCTGGCCTTTAGCCTTGCAGACTCAGAGACCTGATTTTGCTTACATTCTAAGGGTTAAGCCACGTCTTAGAGCAGACACCTGTTAGCCAAGCCCAAAAAGCAAGGATGCCTATTTATTAAATTACAGGAGAATTAAGTAACAGGAACTTCTAAAACACCACATGAGTAAGGAATCAGACAGGAAGTTATATAAACTAAATGTTGAATGGCATTTGACATGTTCGTTTCACAATAGTTCTCACCAATGGAAATTGAAAATTCATAGTCCCTCTCCTGTGGGCAGTTGCCTGGAGGCACACTGCCAACATTCACCCCAGCACTTGTCTTAACCCTGATTTTCCATGGTTCAACAATACTCTAATTTAACTTTCACATTTTTACATCTTCAATTAGACTTGAATCAATTCCTCAGACTTTGAATGCATACATCTTTTTAAGGTGACGCTACATAATTTGGTTTTGATCGTTTTGAACATAGGTTCCAAGTCTTGGATGATATCTGACTGTACCAATGCATTCTCATTCACACCATTGCATGGTGAGCATCCATGATGAAATTTATATTTGGTTTAGTTCATGTCTACCATCATATCTGTTGACTATTTGTAATATTTCTATTGCATGTCAGGATAACTTGGGCTTTGTTTATCTTTCTTATCTCActaagtctttaaaaaaagattactgTGTGATACAGAGTTGTCATCATAGTGATAATGTAGAATTATCATCAGAGTGTTGGGTTGACTCTTatgattttgtgtgtgtctttgttcATCTAATTATAATCTAACATCACCAACCTGTTATGAGTGACACACCACatacttcttccttcctccctgctgtGAGTTATAGTGGTGATTGGACTATAATTAATTTATTCTTCTTAGAATTTGAATTACACATAAAAGACAATCCCTAGGTTAGGCCCTCTAGTGCAATGTAATATTGTTATGGAAAGAACAGGGATTAATTTCAGAAAAACCAGCCTGTGTTTCCTACATTCAAAATAGGGAAAACTCGGCTCTTTCATCACTGGACACCTTCTCCTTGGAACCTCTTCTGACAGATGGTTCAGATAACACAGCTTGGGATTTTTCTTGTGAATATGCAGGAAACAAGAATGAATGTTATATTCTAAGATCAAACGCTGggataaatttaattaaattgtaGGTTTGGAGATAACTAATGCAGAAAATATAggattaaaaatcagaaataaaat comes from Homo sapiens chromosome 17, GRCh38.p14 Primary Assembly and encodes:
- the KRTAP9-7 gene encoding keratin-associated protein 9-7 — encoded protein: MTHCCSPCCQPTCCRTTCWKPTTVTTCSSTPCCQPSCCVSSCCQPCCHPTCCQNTCCRTTCCQPTCVTSCCQPSCCSTPCCQPICCGSSCCGQTSCGSSCCQPSSCAPIYCRRTCYHPTSVYLPGCLNQSCGSSCCQPCCRPACCETTCCRTTCFQPTCVTSCCQPACC